One Novipirellula artificiosorum DNA segment encodes these proteins:
- a CDS encoding sulfatase-like hydrolase/transferase — MKPILTLLFFLLLVCPGFAKDKRPNVVTLFVDDLGYRDIGCYGGPVKTPVLDKLAAGGVRFTDFHSGAPTCSPSRATFLTGRNHHRTGVYSVLDERFHRMHLLESETTIAEVLKENGYATAHFGKWHLGMPVQNRENPTPADQGFDYWFGVVNGPGPSQKNPTNFIRNGKRVGPMKGYSCQIVVDEALTWIDQKRDGDEPFFLNLWFNEPHDPIAAPDEIVSQYGGLNEREAIYSGTIDNTDRAIGRLVAKLEKLGELDNTIIIYASDNGSYLQERNGELRGKKGSLFEGGHRVPGIFHWKGGIPGGRVENEPAGVVDLLPTLCGLIGIDKPKGVHLDGSDLAPLLTKSGEFTRHQPLFWMSEANMVMRVGDHTLFASSTAKSPIDFKTADRLMEQVKEVLGDDLEKELGGMDLRSRMFNGKFANPEANRLRDQHRRLFYFQESWIPELKKSGLGPVQLYDLSKDLGQKNNIVNQRPELAARLKEQAEAIYQSVMADAPDWGPYQPVVAETTPAAPKDAELDKLLRQIEATDLPGGYHGSSHQVFVDKRMAGLAPQQRERIGRLWKEKRRLHPNMKNVGGSFVKIMEYVAAGEETDEEKGSGSPGVN, encoded by the coding sequence ATGAAACCCATCCTCACATTGTTATTCTTCCTACTGCTGGTTTGTCCCGGTTTTGCCAAAGACAAACGACCGAATGTCGTCACGCTCTTCGTCGACGATCTCGGTTACCGGGACATCGGCTGCTACGGCGGTCCCGTCAAGACCCCCGTCCTCGACAAATTGGCTGCAGGTGGCGTGCGCTTCACCGACTTTCACTCGGGAGCTCCTACCTGTTCCCCCTCGCGCGCCACCTTTCTCACGGGGCGCAACCACCATCGCACCGGAGTCTACTCCGTCCTTGACGAGCGTTTTCACCGGATGCACCTCCTGGAGAGCGAAACGACGATCGCAGAAGTGCTCAAAGAAAACGGTTACGCCACCGCCCACTTTGGTAAGTGGCACCTCGGCATGCCCGTCCAGAATCGCGAGAATCCCACTCCGGCCGACCAAGGCTTTGACTACTGGTTCGGCGTCGTTAACGGTCCTGGCCCGAGCCAAAAGAACCCGACCAACTTTATCCGCAACGGCAAACGCGTGGGGCCAATGAAAGGCTATTCCTGCCAAATCGTCGTCGACGAAGCCCTCACCTGGATCGATCAAAAGCGCGACGGCGACGAACCATTCTTCCTTAATCTCTGGTTCAATGAACCCCACGACCCAATCGCGGCGCCCGACGAGATCGTTTCCCAGTATGGCGGGCTCAACGAACGAGAAGCAATCTACAGTGGCACGATTGACAATACCGATCGGGCCATCGGACGCCTCGTCGCAAAGCTCGAAAAACTCGGCGAGCTCGACAACACCATCATCATCTATGCTTCCGATAACGGCAGTTACCTGCAGGAGCGAAACGGTGAACTGCGCGGCAAAAAGGGTTCGCTGTTCGAGGGCGGACATCGCGTCCCGGGCATCTTCCACTGGAAGGGTGGGATCCCCGGCGGACGCGTCGAGAACGAACCAGCCGGAGTCGTCGATCTACTTCCGACTCTGTGTGGGCTGATTGGCATCGACAAACCCAAGGGCGTGCATCTCGACGGCTCCGACCTCGCGCCTTTACTCACCAAGTCCGGCGAATTCACACGGCATCAGCCACTATTTTGGATGAGTGAGGCAAACATGGTCATGAGAGTGGGCGACCACACACTTTTCGCCTCCAGCACGGCAAAGTCGCCAATCGACTTTAAGACCGCCGATCGACTCATGGAGCAAGTCAAAGAAGTCCTTGGCGATGATCTTGAGAAAGAGCTGGGCGGAATGGATCTTCGCTCCCGAATGTTCAACGGAAAATTCGCCAATCCCGAAGCCAATCGACTGAGGGATCAACACCGGAGATTGTTCTATTTCCAGGAGTCCTGGATCCCGGAGCTCAAAAAGAGCGGACTTGGTCCTGTCCAACTATACGACCTCTCCAAGGATCTTGGTCAGAAAAACAACATTGTGAACCAGCGCCCCGAACTCGCCGCCCGATTGAAAGAACAAGCGGAGGCCATCTACCAGAGCGTCATGGCCGATGCGCCGGATTGGGGTCCGTACCAACCCGTCGTAGCCGAGACTACCCCGGCCGCACCAAAGGATGCCGAACTCGACAAGCTGTTAAGGCAGATCGAAGCGACGGACTTGCCCGGTGGGTATCACGGCTCATCTCACCAGGTCTTCGTCGACAAGCGAATGGCCGGACTCGCACCGCAGCAGCGCGAACGCATCGGCAGGCTTTGGAAAGAGAAACGTCGTCTCCATCCGAACATGAAGAACGTCGGCGGGTCGTTCGTGAAGATCATGGAATACGTGGCCGCTGGTGAAGAAACTGATGAGGAAAAGGGCAGCGGATCTCCAGGGGTAAATTGA
- a CDS encoding sulfatase — protein MNLSIAPALCSGSRQDFRPTRDNRRLVFRLRRRPKLLTSSATCLAVIAFFVVHFLSNERSYADATIDRPNVLFIAVDDLNDWVGCLEGHPQAKTPNIDRLASRGVLFEQAHCAAPLCSPSRTSIMTGLRPSTTGIYGNLNWFRDMPKYADWVTLPQYFRKHGYLAWGGGKLHHQAHGKFSDAAAWDHVYSTRTGAVPPPQSERYKHGLRPKFESNPILARLIDWGPTDAPIEANPDWKTAEGAAQFLEQDHEKPFFLGCGIYLPHLPWYAPKKFFEMHPLEDIELPPYKAGDFDDIPAVGRRMGERHIKHIRESGKWKEAVQGCLAADSFADACVGHVLDALEKSRYRDNTIVVLWGDHGYDVGEKKIAKSALWEQTTRTPLIIYAPGKLPSGTPASGRICKSPVSLLDLYPTLIDLCGLPENDQLDGRSLAPLVNNPNADWPYPAIITHSPHWLGNNHAVRSRDFHYIRYSDGGEELYDVEADPLQRNNLANDPAHAPTRAELKKWLPKKNAPHFGAPKRK, from the coding sequence ATGAATCTCAGCATTGCTCCCGCACTCTGTAGCGGAAGTCGTCAAGACTTTCGGCCGACCCGTGACAACCGGCGTCTGGTCTTTCGGCTACGCCGAAGACCGAAACTCCTGACGAGTTCCGCTACGTGCCTCGCGGTGATCGCATTCTTCGTCGTTCACTTTCTGTCAAACGAGCGGAGCTACGCCGACGCCACGATTGATCGGCCCAACGTCCTGTTCATCGCCGTCGACGATTTGAATGATTGGGTTGGTTGCTTGGAGGGCCATCCGCAGGCGAAGACGCCTAATATCGACCGACTGGCGTCGAGGGGCGTTCTCTTCGAACAGGCCCATTGCGCCGCTCCACTCTGCAGCCCGTCGCGTACCTCGATCATGACGGGGTTGAGGCCATCAACAACCGGTATCTACGGCAATCTGAACTGGTTTCGCGACATGCCGAAGTACGCGGACTGGGTGACGCTCCCACAGTACTTTCGCAAACATGGCTATCTCGCATGGGGCGGCGGCAAACTTCATCACCAGGCGCATGGCAAATTCTCCGATGCCGCGGCGTGGGATCATGTCTATTCCACTCGCACCGGCGCGGTCCCGCCGCCTCAAAGCGAACGCTACAAGCACGGATTGCGCCCCAAGTTCGAATCCAACCCCATCCTCGCCCGCCTCATTGACTGGGGACCAACCGACGCCCCGATCGAAGCCAATCCCGATTGGAAGACCGCGGAAGGTGCTGCTCAGTTCCTAGAACAAGACCACGAAAAACCTTTCTTCCTCGGCTGTGGCATCTACTTGCCTCATCTCCCCTGGTATGCCCCGAAGAAGTTCTTCGAAATGCATCCGCTCGAAGACATCGAACTTCCGCCATACAAGGCTGGCGATTTCGACGACATCCCCGCCGTTGGCCGGCGGATGGGCGAACGTCACATCAAGCACATCCGTGAGAGCGGCAAGTGGAAGGAAGCTGTCCAGGGCTGCCTCGCAGCTGACTCCTTCGCTGATGCCTGCGTCGGTCATGTGCTCGACGCATTGGAAAAGAGCCGTTATCGCGACAACACCATCGTTGTCCTTTGGGGCGATCACGGCTACGACGTCGGCGAAAAGAAAATCGCGAAGTCGGCGCTCTGGGAGCAGACGACGCGCACACCGCTGATCATCTACGCGCCGGGCAAGTTGCCGTCCGGCACTCCGGCCAGCGGAAGAATATGCAAGAGCCCGGTCAGTCTCCTCGATCTCTATCCGACGTTGATCGACTTATGCGGTTTACCGGAAAATGATCAACTCGACGGACGCAGCCTCGCACCGCTTGTCAACAACCCGAACGCCGACTGGCCTTATCCGGCAATCATCACGCACTCGCCCCACTGGCTGGGCAACAACCACGCCGTGCGCTCACGCGACTTTCATTACATCCGCTACAGCGACGGTGGCGAGGAACTTTACGACGTCGAAGCCGATCCACTTCAGAGGAATAACCTCGCCAATGACCCGGCCCACGCCCCGACCAGGGCGGAATTGAAAAAATGGCTCCCTAAGAAAAACGCGCCGCACTTTGGCGCACCCAAACGGAAATAG
- a CDS encoding family 16 glycoside hydrolase, which yields MWTRTTAWILAAITSATAFADKPTAVNALIVTGIRDQSTAVLQETLTEAGHRADVTDEPSGDLNREKLAAYDVLVLKDNSTGAGSVWTPENLRAVAATVQEGTGLVVLHQASAGFNDDSSGSGEYGRMIAGGRRGGAKTDGPRDLDVNIQQDHPVTRGIGSFRQHGEKLVRSPQITDGSRVLATVFDGREQDEPVVWVNRYGDGRVVHNLLGHDAASMKSDGFAQLLIGCVEWAGEKGFRMIFDGKTLDGWEGNLRYWSVKNGAIVGTNPSWKPMVVHDFLCTVKDFDDFELRIEAKVIGQRNSGIVVRTVKQRYTYPIAGYEVDMGVMRWGWFYEEGGTRQVLNRDVQKELQPRIQAELKQGDFNEVVVRCIDNRIDAWINGVPFGFTETKQDVAGRLRSGKIGLQLHDGKPQVVSFRNIRVKELSRD from the coding sequence ATGTGGACGCGCACAACAGCATGGATACTTGCGGCCATTACATCCGCGACGGCGTTTGCCGACAAACCGACAGCCGTCAACGCCCTGATCGTGACCGGTATCCGCGATCAATCGACGGCTGTGCTGCAAGAGACGCTAACAGAGGCGGGGCACCGGGCTGACGTGACCGATGAACCTTCTGGCGACCTTAACCGGGAGAAGCTGGCCGCGTACGACGTCTTGGTGCTGAAAGACAATTCGACCGGCGCAGGAAGTGTATGGACACCCGAGAACCTGCGGGCCGTCGCGGCCACCGTCCAGGAAGGAACCGGTCTCGTCGTGCTGCACCAGGCGTCGGCTGGATTCAATGATGATTCAAGTGGAAGCGGTGAATACGGGCGAATGATTGCCGGCGGACGCCGTGGCGGTGCGAAAACGGATGGCCCCCGCGACCTGGATGTCAACATACAACAGGATCATCCGGTCACACGAGGAATCGGGTCGTTTCGGCAGCATGGCGAAAAACTCGTGCGTTCACCGCAGATCACTGATGGCAGTCGGGTTCTGGCAACCGTCTTCGATGGCCGTGAACAGGATGAGCCGGTCGTGTGGGTCAATCGTTACGGCGATGGTCGCGTTGTGCACAACCTTCTGGGGCATGATGCGGCATCGATGAAGAGCGACGGTTTCGCCCAGTTGCTGATCGGCTGCGTCGAATGGGCTGGCGAAAAGGGCTTCCGGATGATCTTTGACGGCAAGACACTCGATGGCTGGGAAGGCAACCTGCGTTATTGGTCCGTCAAGAATGGTGCGATTGTCGGCACTAACCCGTCTTGGAAGCCGATGGTGGTACACGATTTTCTGTGCACGGTCAAAGATTTCGACGACTTCGAGCTACGCATCGAAGCCAAAGTCATCGGCCAGCGAAATTCCGGGATCGTCGTCCGCACCGTCAAACAGCGATACACGTATCCGATTGCCGGATACGAAGTCGACATGGGCGTCATGCGCTGGGGCTGGTTTTATGAAGAGGGCGGGACACGTCAAGTCTTGAACCGAGACGTCCAGAAGGAACTGCAACCAAGGATCCAAGCTGAGCTGAAACAGGGCGATTTCAACGAGGTCGTCGTGCGCTGCATCGACAATCGAATCGACGCCTGGATCAACGGTGTGCCGTTCGGTTTTACTGAAACCAAACAGGACGTCGCTGGGCGGCTTCGCAGCGGCAAGATCGGACTACAGCTGCACGACGGCAAACCACAGGTCGTCTCCTTCCGCAACATTCGCGTGAAGGAACTCTCCCGCGACTAG
- a CDS encoding virginiamycin B lyase family protein — protein sequence MNCQPTNNEPPRTSACIASIFLLLSCTAASAVESTGSAIAGKILDGSGNGVAGVMVSAIDDEHRKWTSVFTGADGTFSINGLRSVNHHVRTRLMGIADEWRSDVTPGTDDLTIKTRPAEGEELELQRPASSAFSMLKFDDPRDRMNFKMMCSYCHQIGSLGFRTPEEPVDWETMIRRMDGFGGLYPHTQDSIVQRLMETYKDDAVKNWPTFEPPPAPTGSAAAATITMWELDEPLKGSFHDLELGPDGNVYAVNISQHRLLVLDPRTGEQRAQQYPRGTYGPHSIETANDGSMWTTMCATGQMVRYDVTTRKFETYSSAEAPKRRGGYPHTLRINPKDPEGLIWYTDAGSNSCFWIHPQTHEVKEYKLLSAGQAMGAGRGESRGITPYGIDYSPVDGTIWYSKLNGNRIGRIDPTAPDGDIKEWNPPFRGPRRLHIAPDGMVWVPGFGSGVFAKFNPDTEHWTVYELPDAANQIPYALNVDKDGVVWVCGTGNDTINRFDPKTEILVEYRLPTRVSYTREIEFDDDGNVWTSTSGPARHMERGVGAVIRISLPKKLPETGGIKLTPKHYDGNHDIGNLANAPKVKPSVSPGRSELFAKIDASPLPEAYKKMPHQEYVDTRMAAFPQHKRNLAGSLWHEFRQAYPDRRNDGRFFVKIIDHVINNDVPSERRFVKKWQHHYFGEAPDRLGDRNLERGRVIFEQATCSRCHNIGPGEKKLGPDLSDVTKRFQGSKLLQQIVKPSSEIHKEFQTQLILVDDGRLLTGLVIEETEDSIRFIPNLLKPDKIELIEKSAIESRKVADISTMPEGLLDTYSEAEIYDLLAYIQSVSSHKESSSDE from the coding sequence ATGAACTGTCAACCAACTAACAATGAACCACCGCGTACTTCCGCGTGTATCGCGTCTATCTTTCTGCTCCTGTCATGTACAGCCGCTTCGGCGGTCGAGTCGACCGGCAGCGCCATCGCTGGCAAGATCCTCGATGGATCCGGCAACGGAGTCGCGGGGGTGATGGTCTCGGCGATTGATGACGAACACCGCAAGTGGACGTCGGTCTTTACCGGAGCTGATGGCACATTCAGCATCAACGGGCTTCGCAGCGTGAATCACCATGTGCGAACGCGACTAATGGGAATTGCAGACGAGTGGCGATCCGATGTTACTCCCGGAACCGACGACCTTACGATCAAAACCCGTCCTGCAGAAGGCGAAGAACTCGAACTGCAGCGTCCTGCCAGCAGCGCGTTCAGCATGTTGAAATTCGACGATCCGCGGGACCGTATGAATTTCAAGATGATGTGTTCTTACTGTCACCAGATCGGGTCTCTTGGGTTTCGCACGCCCGAAGAGCCGGTCGACTGGGAAACCATGATTCGGCGCATGGACGGCTTTGGCGGTCTTTACCCGCACACGCAGGACTCCATCGTTCAGCGTCTGATGGAGACGTACAAAGACGACGCCGTCAAGAACTGGCCGACCTTTGAACCACCGCCAGCGCCAACCGGTTCGGCTGCAGCTGCTACCATCACCATGTGGGAACTGGATGAGCCGTTGAAAGGTTCCTTCCACGACCTGGAGCTCGGCCCGGATGGCAACGTCTACGCCGTCAACATCAGTCAGCATCGACTGCTTGTCCTCGATCCGAGAACCGGAGAGCAGCGAGCACAGCAATACCCACGTGGCACTTACGGTCCGCATTCGATCGAAACCGCCAACGATGGCAGCATGTGGACCACCATGTGTGCGACCGGCCAGATGGTGCGTTACGACGTCACGACTCGGAAATTTGAAACCTATAGCAGCGCGGAGGCTCCCAAGCGCCGCGGCGGTTATCCACACACCCTGCGCATCAACCCGAAAGATCCCGAAGGCCTGATCTGGTACACCGACGCCGGTTCAAATTCTTGCTTCTGGATCCACCCGCAAACACATGAAGTGAAAGAATACAAGCTGCTAAGCGCCGGCCAGGCCATGGGTGCAGGTCGAGGCGAATCGCGAGGCATCACGCCCTATGGAATCGACTACTCACCCGTGGATGGCACCATTTGGTATTCCAAGCTGAATGGCAACCGCATCGGTCGCATTGATCCGACCGCCCCTGACGGCGACATCAAAGAATGGAACCCGCCCTTCCGAGGCCCTCGTCGTTTGCACATCGCACCCGACGGTATGGTTTGGGTGCCAGGTTTTGGTTCCGGCGTCTTTGCGAAGTTTAATCCCGACACCGAACACTGGACGGTCTACGAGCTGCCCGATGCCGCAAACCAGATTCCGTACGCGTTGAATGTCGACAAAGATGGCGTCGTTTGGGTGTGCGGCACCGGTAACGACACGATCAATCGATTCGATCCAAAGACTGAGATTCTGGTCGAATACCGTCTGCCCACGCGAGTTTCCTACACTCGTGAGATCGAGTTTGATGATGACGGCAATGTTTGGACGAGCACGTCAGGCCCAGCACGCCATATGGAGCGGGGTGTTGGTGCTGTGATTCGCATTTCTTTGCCGAAAAAGCTTCCCGAGACCGGAGGCATCAAGCTCACACCAAAGCACTATGACGGCAATCACGACATCGGCAACCTTGCCAACGCACCCAAGGTCAAACCGTCGGTGAGTCCGGGGCGGTCTGAACTGTTCGCAAAGATCGACGCGTCACCGCTGCCTGAAGCGTATAAGAAAATGCCTCACCAAGAATACGTCGATACGCGGATGGCCGCGTTTCCGCAACACAAACGCAATCTTGCAGGTTCTCTTTGGCACGAGTTTCGTCAGGCTTACCCGGACCGCCGCAACGATGGGCGGTTCTTCGTCAAAATCATCGACCACGTTATCAACAATGACGTGCCGTCGGAGCGTCGTTTCGTGAAGAAGTGGCAGCATCACTATTTCGGCGAAGCCCCCGACCGATTGGGCGACCGAAACCTGGAACGAGGGCGCGTGATATTCGAACAGGCCACCTGTAGTCGCTGCCACAACATCGGTCCGGGCGAAAAGAAACTCGGCCCAGACCTGTCGGACGTCACCAAACGATTCCAAGGTTCAAAACTGCTACAGCAGATCGTCAAACCCTCAAGCGAGATCCACAAGGAATTCCAAACTCAGTTGATTTTGGTGGATGACGGTCGTCTACTCACTGGCTTGGTGATTGAAGAGACTGAAGATTCTATCCGCTTCATTCCAAACCTACTTAAACCGGATAAGATCGAGTTGATCGAGAAGTCCGCGATCGAGTCCAGAAAGGTTGCTGATATCTCAACGATGCCTGAGGGCCTGCTTGATACATACTCTGAAGCCGAGATTTACGATCTGCTTGCCTACATTCAGTCGGTCAGTTCCCACAAAGAAAGCAGCTCCGACGAATGA
- a CDS encoding sulfatase-like hydrolase/transferase translates to MKTKTRYRSLQLICVCIALLPSTTTLAGERTPNIVVLLSDDLGWKDIGCYDGPVRTPTLDRLASGGMRFTNFYSGAAVCSPSRAALLTGRTNVRASIYSWINDYDQRSHLPKAEVTIAEVLQRGGYATAHFGKWHLGLPSNEFPEKPTPAEHGFDYWFATGNNAQPSHHNPRNFIRNGKAVGTLEGYACDLVVDEAISWLENRPDDDRPFFLNVWLHEPHAPLAAPDHLVGEYGERSDPAAVYSATIANTDQAINRLVEKLHEIDKPENTLIIYSSDNGSYRADRVGTLRGTKGSNYEGGIRVPGIFYWPSQVAAGTVEEEPAGLVDLLPTICGVTGIAPPPVHLDGADISPLLYSFHPPSGRVEEEERRRGEGKKRNTQPSPAATASDPPGGPGGRVKENSNATFKRSQPLYWYLPLAGPTVAIRDGRFNMVAYRDGRLPKDYAALAEIKNRIESLLREKGIFDEETRSSTLEKQLFEGFRDSDAERLRGQFIRLNQFHESWIPGLKQTQFTRFELYDLKTDPSQKTNIAIREPVIHAKMKSQLLKLAKSASDDAFDWSSVRPAPTREPTTLVHRFASDYRSPFDAFVYMNRIPIQVEALEDQAGLASRIESRLANQEGRVQIKLPPTMKRDAYEGFKLAAGIGTGSESCFTCHHLPALGHVHRDLSVPTLRNRTYTRKHLSKSLDSEAHKEVSIDGPTVDRMLAFLRTLSDVPDTEFRPLILNATVLDTTGDIE, encoded by the coding sequence ATGAAGACAAAAACGCGTTATCGATCTCTGCAGCTCATCTGCGTGTGCATTGCCTTGTTGCCTTCCACAACAACGCTGGCCGGTGAACGCACACCCAACATCGTCGTTCTACTTTCAGACGATCTGGGCTGGAAAGACATCGGGTGCTATGACGGCCCTGTTAGGACGCCGACGCTCGACCGTCTGGCAAGCGGTGGGATGCGGTTTACCAACTTCTATTCGGGGGCGGCTGTTTGTTCGCCGTCGCGAGCAGCGCTACTAACTGGCCGAACAAACGTCCGAGCTAGCATCTACAGCTGGATCAACGACTATGACCAGCGAAGCCATTTGCCAAAGGCGGAAGTGACGATCGCGGAAGTACTACAGCGCGGTGGCTACGCAACTGCGCACTTCGGAAAGTGGCACCTCGGACTTCCGTCGAACGAGTTTCCGGAAAAGCCTACACCCGCTGAGCACGGCTTCGACTACTGGTTCGCAACGGGTAATAACGCGCAGCCGTCGCACCACAACCCGCGCAACTTTATTCGCAACGGTAAAGCAGTTGGTACGCTCGAAGGCTATGCGTGCGACCTTGTTGTTGATGAAGCCATCTCGTGGCTTGAGAATCGACCAGATGATGATCGGCCATTCTTCCTGAACGTCTGGCTCCATGAACCTCATGCGCCTCTGGCCGCTCCGGACCATCTGGTTGGCGAATACGGCGAGCGAAGTGACCCGGCTGCGGTCTACTCCGCGACGATCGCCAATACCGACCAAGCGATCAACAGGCTTGTTGAGAAACTTCACGAGATCGACAAGCCGGAAAATACGCTGATCATCTATTCATCGGATAATGGCAGCTATCGCGCAGATCGAGTCGGCACACTTCGCGGCACAAAAGGATCGAACTACGAAGGCGGCATTCGAGTTCCAGGCATCTTCTACTGGCCGAGTCAGGTCGCGGCCGGGACGGTTGAAGAAGAACCGGCCGGACTTGTGGACCTGCTTCCAACAATTTGCGGCGTCACCGGAATCGCCCCACCACCCGTACATCTTGATGGAGCTGATATTTCGCCGCTGCTTTATTCATTTCACCCTCCCTCCGGGAGGGTCGAGGAGGAGGAACGACGACGAGGGGAGGGCAAGAAACGAAACACTCAACCCTCCCCGGCCGCTACCGCGTCCGACCCTCCCGGAGGGCCCGGAGGGAGGGTGAAGGAAAACTCGAACGCGACCTTCAAACGCTCCCAACCACTCTATTGGTACCTCCCACTTGCCGGTCCCACTGTTGCCATTCGAGACGGGCGTTTCAACATGGTCGCATACCGTGACGGCAGGCTTCCGAAGGACTACGCAGCTCTTGCCGAGATCAAAAATCGCATCGAATCGCTGCTCCGTGAGAAAGGCATCTTTGACGAAGAGACTCGCAGCTCCACCCTTGAGAAGCAACTCTTCGAGGGCTTTCGCGATTCCGACGCCGAGCGCCTTCGTGGCCAGTTCATTCGCTTGAATCAGTTCCACGAATCGTGGATTCCGGGATTGAAGCAAACGCAGTTCACTCGATTTGAATTGTATGACCTCAAAACAGATCCATCGCAGAAAACAAATATCGCGATTCGGGAACCGGTGATCCACGCAAAGATGAAATCACAACTGCTGAAGCTCGCAAAGAGTGCTTCGGATGACGCGTTTGACTGGTCATCGGTCAGGCCAGCACCAACGCGTGAACCGACGACTCTTGTCCATCGATTTGCCTCCGACTATCGATCCCCATTCGATGCGTTTGTCTACATGAATCGGATTCCGATTCAAGTCGAAGCGCTCGAAGATCAAGCAGGACTTGCGTCAAGAATCGAAAGTCGACTCGCCAATCAGGAAGGCCGAGTTCAAATCAAACTGCCTCCGACCATGAAGCGGGATGCTTACGAAGGCTTCAAGCTTGCCGCCGGGATCGGGACAGGTTCCGAAAGTTGCTTCACCTGCCATCACCTTCCTGCTTTAGGGCATGTGCACCGCGACCTCTCCGTACCGACGCTGCGAAACCGCACTTACACTCGAAAGCATTTGAGCAAATCGTTGGACTCGGAAGCCCACAAAGAAGTTTCAATCGATGGACCAACCGTTGATCGAATGCTCGCGTTTTTGCGAACACTCAGCGACGTGCCAGATACTGAATTCCGCCCACTCATCCTGAACGCCACCGTGTTGGACACGACCGGAGATATTGAATGA